The following proteins are co-located in the Xyrauchen texanus isolate HMW12.3.18 chromosome 43, RBS_HiC_50CHRs, whole genome shotgun sequence genome:
- the LOC127636101 gene encoding prolactin-releasing peptide receptor-like encodes MEASGWLSGEEAPGAHAYEVMVVQNTTAPHNYPFADVALLQTFKPLIIPCYVLVVLVGVFGNYLLIYVICRTKKMHNVTNFFIGNLAFSDMLMCVTCVPFTLAYAFSPHGWTFGRFMCYLVFLIQPVTVYVSVFTLTAIAVDRYYATVHPLKKRTSMAACAYVLSGIWLLSCVLVAPAVAHTYHVEFREEGLTICEEFWLGQETQRLVYAYSTLLLTYILPLSAVCVSYLCISVKLRNCVAPGHHTRDQAEAQRTRKRKIFRLVSLIVAAFGVCWLPIHVFNILRDIDIRLINKRHFLLIQLLCHLCAMSSSCCNPFLYAWLHDRFRAELRKMFTCHRRIGIPADHCGTASVVL; translated from the exons ATGGAGGCCTCAGGCTGGCTGAGTGGAGAAGAGGCCCCTGGTGCCCACGCCTATGAGGTGATGGTGGTCCAGAACACCACAGCTCCTCACAACTACCCTTTTGCAGACGTCGCCCTCTTGCAGACCTTCAAACCGCTCATCATCCCATGTTATGTTCTTGTGGTGCTGGTGGGCGTCTTTGGCAACTATCTTCTGATCTACGTCATCTGTCGCACCAAAAAGATGCACAATGTTACCAACTTCTTCATCGGCAACCTAGCCTTCTCAGACATGTTGATGTGTGTGACTTGTGTGCCGTTCACACTGGCCTATGCCTTCAGCCCTCACGGGTGGACGTTTGGACGCTTTATGTGCTACCTGGTGTTTCTGATCCAACCCGTCACTGTATACGTGTCTGTTTTCACCCTCACAGCAATTGCTGTCGACAG GTACTACGCCACAGTTCACCCTTTGAAGAAGCGGACCTCAATGGCGGCTTGCGCCTATGTGCTCTCTGGAATCTGGTTGCTTTCCTGCGTGCTAGTAGCTCCTGCTGTGGCCCACACATATCATGTAGAGTTCAGAGAAGAGGGTTTGACCATATGTGAAGAGTTTTGGTTAGGTCAGGAAACCCAGCGACTGGTCTATGCCTACAGCACGCTTCTACTCACCTACATCCTGCCTTTATCCGCGGTCTGTGTCTCTTACCTTTGTATCTCTGTGAAACTCCGCAACTGTGTCGCCCCGGGACACCACACGCGAGACCAAGCCGAGGCCCAGCGCACTCGCAAACGCAAGATATTCAGGCTGGTTTCTCTGATTGTGGCAGCGTTTGGTGTCTGCTGGCTGCCCATCCACGTTTTTAACATACTACGTGACATTGATATCCGCCTTATCAACAAGCGGCACTTTCTTTTGATTCAGTTGTTATGTCATCTGTGCGCAATGAGTTCATCCTGCTGCAACCCATTCCTGTACGCGTGGCTGCATGATCGTTTCCGCGCGGAGTTGCGCAAGATGTTCACATGCCATCGTCGCATCGGGATACCTGCCGACCACTGCGGAACAGCGAGCGTGGTACTGTGA
- the brf2 gene encoding transcription factor IIIB 50 kDa subunit isoform X2: MQESNRRIKTKLFYYRYDVCFMQVNGDQIFKLQKAHEGFSRVRALCRILRLTSDMESEAVSLFERAYNHPNFLHVTLTKKEVLGGCCILSVCRQSNCPVSMGTIGYLLGADTPLMGAVYQELTKSLNIENTTKVITDLLESFCYEFKLRPEQVDEVLSETPQRLVDRTSALIELAADAWIVTGRQPMPLFMASIYVAWQSLNPSARMKYTFSAFCQIGKAPEQSWRKSRETILKRINELKGVLCKLGQELPWLRGRKVEPSMVATLVDDILKNRRALLMRAVRNYEEQLKSELSETQTGDQENDLSGNNPTNSNHPDSPSSKAPESEVSYLKQVSSDDCESVADKETSDCELPPTHWGKRHLFLPPCVKSRKRQRVDTPQLEVTGDEEISDSEIESYIRSQDEIKMYLSAQKELEEA; encoded by the exons ATGCAGGAATCTAATCGCAG AATAAAAACAAAGTTATTTTACTACAGATATGATGTCTGcttcatgcaagtgaatggggaccaaattttcaagctccaaaaagcacatgaag GCTTCTCTCGAGTGCGTGCTCTCTGCCGTATTCTCAGATTAACCAGTGATATGGAATCGGAGGCAGTGAGTCTCTTTGAGCGGGCTTACAACCACCCAAACTTCCTCCATGTGACCTTAACCAAAAAGGAGGTCTTGGGAGGTTGTTGCATACTGTCCGTCTGTAGGCAGAGCAACTGTCCTGTTTCTATGGGAACCATTGGATACCTGCTAGGGGCAGACACTCCTTTAATGGGCGCAGTCTATCAAGAACTTACAAAGAGTCTGAATATTGAGAATACAACCAAAGTCATCACAGACTTGCTGGAAAGCTTCTGCTATGA GTTCAAGCTGCGTCCTGAACAGGTGGATGAGGTTTTGTCTGAAACCCCACAGCGGCTAGTGGACCGAACATCTGCTCTGATTGAACTAGCTGCAGATGCCTGGATAGTGACGGGCCGCCAGCCTATGCCCCTATTCATGGCATCAATCTATGTGGCCTGGCAGTCTCTAAACCCTTCT GCCCGCATGAAATACACTTTCAGTGCATTCTGCCAGATTGGAAAAGCACCTGAACAGTCATGGCGTAAAAGCAGAGAGACTATCCTGAAACGGATAAATGAGCTAAAGGGGGTGTTGTGCAAACTGGGTCAGGAGCTGCCATGGCTAAGAGGGCGAAAAGTGGAGCCCAGCATGGTTGCCACGCTTGTGGATGACATCCTAAAGAACCGCAGGGCATTGCTCATGAGAGCCGTTCGAAACTATGAAGAGCAATTGAAAAGTGAACTATCAGAAACACAAACAGGAGACCAGGAGAATGACCTATCAGGAAACAACCCAACCAATTCAAATCATCCTGATTCACCTTCCTCAAAGGCTCCTGAATCAGAAGTTTCATATCTCAAGCAGGTGAGCTCTGATGATTGTGAGTCTGTCGCTGATAAAGAGACCTCCGATTGTGAACTACCACCAACCCATTGGGGTAAAAGGCACTTGTTTTTACCTCCCTGCGTGAAGAGTCGCAAAAGGCAGCGAGTGGACACTCCTCAGTTGGAAGTGACTGGAGATGAGGAAATATCGGACAGTGAAATTGAATCATATATTCGATCTCAGGATgagatcaaaatgtatttatcagCTCAGAAAGAGCTGGAGGAGGCGTAA
- the brf2 gene encoding transcription factor IIIB 50 kDa subunit isoform X3: MQESNRRYDVCFMQVNGDQIFKLQKAHEGFSRVRALCRILRLTSDMESEAVSLFERAYNHPNFLHVTLTKKEVLGGCCILSVCRQSNCPVSMGTIGYLLGADTPLMGAVYQELTKSLNIENTTKVITDLLESFCYEFKLRPEQVDEVLSETPQRLVDRTSALIELAADAWIVTGRQPMPLFMASIYVAWQSLNPSARMKYTFSAFCQIGKAPEQSWRKSRETILKRINELKGVLCKLGQELPWLRGRKVEPSMVATLVDDILKNRRALLMRAVRNYEEQLKSELSETQTGDQENDLSGNNPTNSNHPDSPSSKAPESEVSYLKQVSSDDCESVADKETSDCELPPTHWGKRHLFLPPCVKSRKRQRVDTPQLEVTGDEEISDSEIESYIRSQDEIKMYLSAQKELEEA, from the exons ATGCAGGAATCTAATCGCAG ATATGATGTCTGcttcatgcaagtgaatggggaccaaattttcaagctccaaaaagcacatgaag GCTTCTCTCGAGTGCGTGCTCTCTGCCGTATTCTCAGATTAACCAGTGATATGGAATCGGAGGCAGTGAGTCTCTTTGAGCGGGCTTACAACCACCCAAACTTCCTCCATGTGACCTTAACCAAAAAGGAGGTCTTGGGAGGTTGTTGCATACTGTCCGTCTGTAGGCAGAGCAACTGTCCTGTTTCTATGGGAACCATTGGATACCTGCTAGGGGCAGACACTCCTTTAATGGGCGCAGTCTATCAAGAACTTACAAAGAGTCTGAATATTGAGAATACAACCAAAGTCATCACAGACTTGCTGGAAAGCTTCTGCTATGA GTTCAAGCTGCGTCCTGAACAGGTGGATGAGGTTTTGTCTGAAACCCCACAGCGGCTAGTGGACCGAACATCTGCTCTGATTGAACTAGCTGCAGATGCCTGGATAGTGACGGGCCGCCAGCCTATGCCCCTATTCATGGCATCAATCTATGTGGCCTGGCAGTCTCTAAACCCTTCT GCCCGCATGAAATACACTTTCAGTGCATTCTGCCAGATTGGAAAAGCACCTGAACAGTCATGGCGTAAAAGCAGAGAGACTATCCTGAAACGGATAAATGAGCTAAAGGGGGTGTTGTGCAAACTGGGTCAGGAGCTGCCATGGCTAAGAGGGCGAAAAGTGGAGCCCAGCATGGTTGCCACGCTTGTGGATGACATCCTAAAGAACCGCAGGGCATTGCTCATGAGAGCCGTTCGAAACTATGAAGAGCAATTGAAAAGTGAACTATCAGAAACACAAACAGGAGACCAGGAGAATGACCTATCAGGAAACAACCCAACCAATTCAAATCATCCTGATTCACCTTCCTCAAAGGCTCCTGAATCAGAAGTTTCATATCTCAAGCAGGTGAGCTCTGATGATTGTGAGTCTGTCGCTGATAAAGAGACCTCCGATTGTGAACTACCACCAACCCATTGGGGTAAAAGGCACTTGTTTTTACCTCCCTGCGTGAAGAGTCGCAAAAGGCAGCGAGTGGACACTCCTCAGTTGGAAGTGACTGGAGATGAGGAAATATCGGACAGTGAAATTGAATCATATATTCGATCTCAGGATgagatcaaaatgtatttatcagCTCAGAAAGAGCTGGAGGAGGCGTAA
- the brf2 gene encoding transcription factor IIIB 50 kDa subunit isoform X1 — translation MPSNCPECGSSNVVEDDLYSERQLVCEDCGSVVSEGHLTTTLSDETQSRAVPYHASTEAIKKPCRNLIAGFSRVRALCRILRLTSDMESEAVSLFERAYNHPNFLHVTLTKKEVLGGCCILSVCRQSNCPVSMGTIGYLLGADTPLMGAVYQELTKSLNIENTTKVITDLLESFCYEFKLRPEQVDEVLSETPQRLVDRTSALIELAADAWIVTGRQPMPLFMASIYVAWQSLNPSARMKYTFSAFCQIGKAPEQSWRKSRETILKRINELKGVLCKLGQELPWLRGRKVEPSMVATLVDDILKNRRALLMRAVRNYEEQLKSELSETQTGDQENDLSGNNPTNSNHPDSPSSKAPESEVSYLKQVSSDDCESVADKETSDCELPPTHWGKRHLFLPPCVKSRKRQRVDTPQLEVTGDEEISDSEIESYIRSQDEIKMYLSAQKELEEA, via the exons ATGCCAAGTAATTGTCCGGAGTGTGGCTCTTCCAATGTCGTGGAGGATGATCTGTACTCTGAGAGGCAGTTGGTGTGTGAAGACTGTGGGTCTGTGGTCTCAGAGGGACATCTGACCACCACATTGAGCGATGAGACCCAGAGCAGAG CTGTGCCCTATCATGCCTCCACAGAGGCGATCAAGAAACCATGCAGGAATCTAATCGCAG GCTTCTCTCGAGTGCGTGCTCTCTGCCGTATTCTCAGATTAACCAGTGATATGGAATCGGAGGCAGTGAGTCTCTTTGAGCGGGCTTACAACCACCCAAACTTCCTCCATGTGACCTTAACCAAAAAGGAGGTCTTGGGAGGTTGTTGCATACTGTCCGTCTGTAGGCAGAGCAACTGTCCTGTTTCTATGGGAACCATTGGATACCTGCTAGGGGCAGACACTCCTTTAATGGGCGCAGTCTATCAAGAACTTACAAAGAGTCTGAATATTGAGAATACAACCAAAGTCATCACAGACTTGCTGGAAAGCTTCTGCTATGA GTTCAAGCTGCGTCCTGAACAGGTGGATGAGGTTTTGTCTGAAACCCCACAGCGGCTAGTGGACCGAACATCTGCTCTGATTGAACTAGCTGCAGATGCCTGGATAGTGACGGGCCGCCAGCCTATGCCCCTATTCATGGCATCAATCTATGTGGCCTGGCAGTCTCTAAACCCTTCT GCCCGCATGAAATACACTTTCAGTGCATTCTGCCAGATTGGAAAAGCACCTGAACAGTCATGGCGTAAAAGCAGAGAGACTATCCTGAAACGGATAAATGAGCTAAAGGGGGTGTTGTGCAAACTGGGTCAGGAGCTGCCATGGCTAAGAGGGCGAAAAGTGGAGCCCAGCATGGTTGCCACGCTTGTGGATGACATCCTAAAGAACCGCAGGGCATTGCTCATGAGAGCCGTTCGAAACTATGAAGAGCAATTGAAAAGTGAACTATCAGAAACACAAACAGGAGACCAGGAGAATGACCTATCAGGAAACAACCCAACCAATTCAAATCATCCTGATTCACCTTCCTCAAAGGCTCCTGAATCAGAAGTTTCATATCTCAAGCAGGTGAGCTCTGATGATTGTGAGTCTGTCGCTGATAAAGAGACCTCCGATTGTGAACTACCACCAACCCATTGGGGTAAAAGGCACTTGTTTTTACCTCCCTGCGTGAAGAGTCGCAAAAGGCAGCGAGTGGACACTCCTCAGTTGGAAGTGACTGGAGATGAGGAAATATCGGACAGTGAAATTGAATCATATATTCGATCTCAGGATgagatcaaaatgtatttatcagCTCAGAAAGAGCTGGAGGAGGCGTAA